ATATTGCGTGTGTGGTGCTGATGTACCTGGCAGACACAACTCcacctgctgctccagcagagaCATCATATGATACTAAGGTATTATCGTCAACCCTCTGAAGGATCTGAGGAGAAAGGCAAAAAGCCCCATCAGACCTTTAGTAACAACATGACCTGAACAACGAAAAAGGTTCAAATAACAGGATGAGTAGAAGTTTTGTCCAATTTGTCACCTGGCAAGCAGAAACAGTTCTGTTCCACTGGACCATCTTCTCTGGTTGCAAAATGACTTCCTGATACACAAGCTCAGCAGGACACTGCATAAAGGCCTGAgcagaaacatgaacacacctCAAATCCAAGTATGTCAACAGTCATGGGTCTTGGCATTATTCATTGTGGTGATGctatataaacataaacaaaacaaaagaaaactacTGATGTCACACTGGCCTCAAGCGTATGCTCCCCATCTCTAATAAATCAAACCAATGTTAAACCAATTGTTCTACTGGGAAACCCCAATTCgttatattttcttctgttttttaacAAGGAGTCCACTGTTCTGTCACTGGACTTTCGGGCAATTGTTTATGCAGATTATTCTGGGACAGTAATTTGCACATGCCTGATTACAAGTACCATAACTTACATAATATGGTGATGTACTTGCTGTAACTGCATCGTTGAATTACCCAGACCTATACTAAAACTTTCAATAATCTATGTTGCTTTGTCTGTATCTATAgaggaacaaaaacaagaagagcTGCAGTTGATTCACTTATGTCATGGAaaaggagcagctgcagaaaccATATCAATCTGGCCCAGTATCAAACACGTTAATTACTCATGCTTTCATGACTCCATATTAGGGAAGTTCATCATACACTTAAAGTGTAGAGGCCTTTGTTTATTCTCTCTTTTGTTCatactctgtgtgtgcatgttttaacaGCTCTGTTtctcacaggaaaaaaacaaacaaaaaaacagacagaaattaaTAGATGTTACACGCAGCAAAATAAGTCTATCAACAGAGGCCTTTTAAACAGGGCAAAAAATGTATCTAAAATAAGTGCTAACTGTGATCACGCCGtatcattttacagaaaaaacaccacaaattcCAACTGTAAGCCACTGAAAAGGAGCCTCTCAAACAGCCTTCAGTCATGGAGCAGTTTCCTCTGAATTCTTAAGAAGAAATTACACATGCAGTAGGAACTTGCAATGTGATTCCACTTCCTCTGAAGCTACTGAGCCTGCACCAGGATGTCTCCTTAAGATTTAACACCCCATTAGTCTCAATTATTTTAACACTACACCCTATAGCTCTTGTTCAAATGCATACACGTCCATCAGCTGCAAAGTGTACTTAATTTGTTATGGCAGcttcaaaaactgaaaataactgTGAACGTCTGATCTGCAATTTACTGTGACAGCTACAATAATagaggacagaagaaaaaaatctgttatttatataaaatacatccattatctatacctgcttattccttaaccagggacACTGGGTCATATAAAATCTTttccaaaaatataaaatgtaacttACTATATGAATGCTTAAACATGATGAGTAAGTACAAAATTATGAGTCTACTGGAGTTTTGGTAAGAGACATTTTCGCAGTAAACAAAGGATTGCTGTACCTTCAGAATGAAAGTCTTTCCATGGAAGGGAATTTCCAGAGTGTAGACAGAGTCTCCCATGTCCTgacatgaaacacacaaatTAGCACCACAatgctttcactttcacttcacaaaAAACTTGACTCAAAATACTTAGGTGGGAAAATCTTTATATCAtatctatatattttatttattcaaatttcaggttcagaaaaaacaaaacaaaaaacaagttgaactacaaacaaactgaaactatGCCTGCAGTGAACAATGTCGTATGACTGGAACTGGGTTTCGGTATCCACaatgtaaacagtttttgtaCTCTGAACATCCATCTTTAATTgctcatcttttatttattcttcttaAAACAAGCTACTAAACTGAATTTAGATTCAAAACACAGTCTAACCTAACTCATACAGATTTTTTGAGAAAtccatttattattaatattaaaactactttgatttccatttgtttttttataaacaactaaacataacattttacaattgaaaaaaatcaacaatggATTCTGGTGGACATACTGTTatgcatgatgtgtttattttttagtgtaGACAACAATATGGATCAGAGGTGTATATGTCTAATATATAATCAAACACGAGTCATTTAGCTTAGAGCCTGTAAGAGGTAACAAACTGTGCTGCAATTACTGAAAGTGTTCTTTGTATATTAACTCATGCCATTAAAACACATTCTGTATACATATCTTTATCAggttacaaagaaaaaatacattaatgtcAGGTGTAATAAGTGAGATTGGAGGAGGGAGACCACTTTTGGAGGTGATCAGACTGGCATTGTTGTCAGTTCTCAGCCAGATGCAAATGCAGAAACCCAGGGGTCAGATGTCATTAGGCCATACACAGAGATCACAGACTCCcaattgaaaataaaaagttaggGCGCTGTATTGGTGGTGATTTGTAAATACAAACCTGCATATCACAAGGTTAGAGTAAACACAACTGAAGTTAAATAAGGTCACTTACATTGTTTTTCTCAAATTTCCAGTTCTCCTCTTGGGCAAGGATCTGTTCTACCACTGACATGGCCTCCCGACCCTGTCTGACATACTCCTTCTCCTGGAATGAGACaagtgaagacagaaagagtCAGAGTCGTCGTTAGGTGAAGAAACACTTGTATCACAGCTGAGTATAATGATAATTCTCAAACTGAAGCAGGTACCTGAGCAGTGACAGCTCTGCGGCCAAGACCCTCCTCATCCAGATCTTCTTCAGAGCCTGCAGACAAGTTCAGGGCCAAAATTCAGTTTGTAGCCTAAATGGGAAATGTACATACTAAAGCGAATGAATGCACTAAGACGATGAGGCTGACTAAACAAACACTCTAAAATCATGAAACCTGCGACAGATTCAGGTGGTGAGTAGAACTGTCCATCTGAAACAGCGCGGGGGTAGATCATGGGGGCACGTTCGCAGGCTGCATTCACCGCTGCTAGGTAGGCTAAGGCCAAAGAGGgtaaacagttaaaaataagaagagggggaggaagatTTTTGCTGAGTCATGATTAGCTTCCCCCCCTACCTCTTTCCTCTTCTGCCTCCTGAGTGAGCACCTTAAAGTCAAGGAACCAGGTCTCGAGCCAGGCCACGACAAATGAGGTGATGGGTAACACATAGCCAAAGGCATTCTGGGACAGGAGCTGTGTACAGACAAGCCACATGTCATGCTGAGATTGTATGATATTGAAAAGACCAGAAGTAGTATTATAACTTCCTCAACAGAAGTAGTAGTTCTATTGAGTGTCAGTTTTCTTTGCTGTAGCTGAAtataaaaagtttatttagctttaaaaaAGCATTTGACATAAAAGAGTTGATACCAGCTGAGATAAAACTCCAGAACTGAATGCGTCTTTGACTCCCTGCAGTGcataaaacactaaaatcaTAAAATCTCTTGCCATCCTGTCATCTGATCAGACTGTACTTTACTGGAATAAAAGCAGAAGTAAGAAAGCTGAAGTGGTTTGAAGCGATTAGCCTGCACCACAAAGACATGTTTACACACGGCCCAACTGTTAAGGGGTCACACTTACATCAGATTTGATGACCTTAGGAACAAGGAAGACAGTAGTCACTAAAGTGGTAATCTGTAAAGAAAGGAGGATTTGATGCATTTTCTTTCATGTCCAGCACTAAAACTGtaacattttacaatattttatcagcatgtgttttaatgtgactGAGTCCACTTACTGCAATAACCCACCAATGCTTCAACCGAAAAGCTGCATAACCCAGCTGTAGACAAAGAAAACGAAACACGGCCAGGAGCTGTGACAACAGCAAGGAAACAGAAAGGGAAAATGACCTCAGGCATTCAAAGTTACCACATGTTACAGACATGTTGACCTTGCTAATATTTTCTCCTCTTGTGTAAATACATGCAGGTCGGCCCAATCGGAGGGTTTAGTCTTGTATCTATTTCTCACATCAGGTCAGTTAAAGGTGAAAGCTTTCTAAACATGATCAGGATTACCCACAAAAAGATATGACCAGAAATTCATTACTCTACATTAGAATCTAATTAAATGTGCAAGACTTAGATTGACCCACTTACAAATATGTCAAAGAAAGAGGACCTGAAGTTGTAACGGACGACCTCATTTTCTAAACTCTCCCAGATTGTGCTGGAGATCTTTAGGAAAACAGAGCAAAGTCCACATCAGTGACAGTGTAAGTCTTAAGCATTGTTGCCATCGCAAAAAAAgagtgaacaaaacaaaaaccatttcTCTAAAATAGCAGCCCCTCTGTCTGTTCGATCTAATTGAAAACTCACATTCAGCTCAATAATCCAGAGAAGTGAGATGAAGAGCAGGTCGAATGtcacaaagagacaaaaggtGCGACGGACATCAGAAATGGCCTTGCGCTTTGCAGGTGGTACAATCAGGTACGGGGAAGGGATAGACAGAGACGTAGAGTACGAAGCATTCAGGGAGGCGATGGCGGGGAGACTGCCCCCGAATTCCCCATACTCTCCACCTGGCATTCCTGCTGTGAGACAGGGAACCTTCCCTGCAATAAGGAAGAGAAAGCtatcaaatataaatatcagAAGTGATATTTAGAGTAACCTTcccatttttatttaacaaaaatggGAATAACAGGCATAAAAAGGCTACAAAACCCCAAATATTATAATAAAccttttaaagctgaaataattCATTTCCACCAACAGAACTGGTTTAAGCACAGCTCAAATATTGCCTGAAGATTAACACATAACGTTACTATACCAtttagtgataatgaaaacGATCGACAACCATCACTGTCACTGTTCAATCTAGATTAAGACGTGTTTCCAAACATTTCTTCAGGATATTAGTTTACTTGCCTTTGTCAGGGCAACATAGCTGAAAATGTTTGGTGAATTAACCACAGGCCACTGGGTGTTAAACCAGACTGGACTACGCAGATACTGCAGCAGACTCAGTAACAAACACgatgtgtttttctaaaaagaACATATTTAATTACAGCTAAACAGCTTGAACAGCTTAATCCTGAAACATTTCTAGCATCAGATTTTCATCAGTTTCACTAATGGACCATTTGTTATAGCGGTGAATCACAAGTTGCAACAAATATCACCCTGTTCATCGATTAACCCAGGGTTACAAAGCCGCATTCACCAACTTCTGGACATATCTGCTAATTAAATCTAGTCTTAGTGGTGTCAGACCTCATGCCACTCTTCTCTCCTCCCGTCAtagctgctgaaaaacaaacatctaatGGGGTTTGAGTTACATGTGTCATAAAAGACAACGAGCTAACCTACCGCTGTTGATAAACGAGACAGAAACTAGTTACCAGATATAGCGACCAGAGCCAAACGTCGTTAGTTTAGTCCTAAACACTGAAtaaacgaaaaaaaaaactaaccaAGAGCCACCGAGTGTTGTTGGCTAGCTAGCTACTTCTGTTAGCCTACACAGGCTAACTTACCAAGTAACTTTTATTTACACAATGAAaaccaacaaatacacacacgaATGTCGCACCCTAGCTACAGGGAACAATGCTATTAAATAAGACAATACTGTCAGTGTAACCCCGCTTTTCGTTATTTCATAAATCCCACAGTTAAAAAACATAACTCACTTAATTTACCGCATCACCACCGCCTTCGCCAATCTTCCGGTTTGACCTTTCACAGAAGAATCACGTCAGAACGAAGGACCATCATCACGTGACCCCTTCAACATTGCGTCAGGACGTCTAAGTTTGAccgttttattttgaaagtctcTACCGGATGTCGTATCATGTCTCGGTCGATATTGGTAAAGTTGAGTATCGCGATGAGTTCTTGAGTGTTTAGTGCCCTCCAGTGGTCACACATCTGTTTAGATgtttgttgggggggggggcctcAAATACCCAAAAAATCAACATAATTTCATAACTGTAACCTCAGAGGAAACCAGTAGAACAACACTGTGCTGGGCTCTTATAGTGCGAGACCCACATCATGGACTGACGACTACACATTGATTAAACTTGATTTTATCATAACTAAAAACAATCTCAATTTgttataaatacataaaagaaTAGTTGATATTTAGGTTGTATGTGATTTTAGGTTAGTATGTCCTGgtttggccctgtgatggactggtgacctgtccagggtgtacccctgcctttcacccaaagagagctgggataggctccaccagatccctgtgaccctaaataggaaaaatgggtgatggatggatggatggatgcccTGGTTTGCGCAACTGTATAAATGTATCATTGTCAATGGGTTATCagtatgttttttcattttggagATGTCCCAACCATCACAACTTGGACTCTTTCTTATGGAACACAGTGACTGCAGAGGGGATACCTACAGTAAGTGataaaaccaaaccaacaaaaattCTAAATTTCTGCAGAAAAATTGAGAcgttatacacacacattaagcaCAAGTCAGgttaaaggaggaaaaacagtttattttgatttcataTTGTTGCTCactttaaaacaaccacatcaCACAGAGAACcaaaagaaagggggaaaaataaaagtaaaaacagaataaacataAGTTCGTACACGTCTATCcattgttgttttcttctgaggggaggggaggaggacaGAAAGCAGAGGAGGGGGAACGGCTCACACAACCTGCTCAACCCCAGTCTGAGCAGGTCAGAggttaaaaagtgtttttacatACAGTCACCCAGATGATGCACACAGTAAGTTTTTATTAATCCTGCATTACTGTCAGATACCTTGGATTCTGTGTCTTGAATTACTTTGGAAATTAAATTAGATGCATgtggaataaaaacatttaaaaaagctgTTGACTATTTTCACTGAAAATTGTGCAGTGACCAAATCGTTAATCATGTAGTACAGTAATCAGCATCTGTTTTTAGGTTAGACAGGTAGACCATAAGACCAGGACAGAGCTGAGCTACTAATACACTGGAAGATTAGAAAACAGCTCTTATGACAGATTTCTGACATAGATATCATGAGTGAAAAAGATGACCttataaaactgttaaaaatacaaaagggGATCTCTgagcacacaaaaacataatttgggaaaaatgtaaattacatttttttttatcttaacaaaatgtcagttaaaaacacattaagttCAAATGCGTGAGGCAATATTTGGGTACTGTATTTCAAACAAATTAGAGGTAGCTTTGCCCCTTctggattattttttaaaatactcaAATATGAAAAGTCTGGTGTGAAGTAACTACACATATACACTCAGTTCATTGATTTGACAAAAATATAGACAAACATAAAGTGATACTCCACATCAAATATTTTTAGTATCTGTCTTTATTGCCGACCTGCTGACTCTAGAGTATTTGGACATTACTGCAAATGACATGAATGGACATAATACAAGTAAATACAAGTAAATATAATGATAGAGAAATGGTTTAAGAAGGTTACTATGGGCTTTTATATTTAATCTTTTTAGGCCTTGAAAGTTTTCAACTGACATGAATAAAGTTTgaacactgctgctgttctttttgaatgaaaacaacTATATAGAGATGTAATTACAGAATCTGAATGGCTATAGCAGATAATATTAACTACAAGGAACATTAAAACTATTTGATCCcatgaaaatattaaagattTAAGTACTTGAAACAAGGTAGATATAGGTTGGAGTATCACTTTAATCCTGTCATTCTTACTTTATACCACAAGATGGCAGTACATGTGCATGCAATCAAAGGGGTAAATGTTGACTATGCTGCAAATCAGAAGGATGATATGGGATATGATTGCTAAATAAATTGTAACACACTCACTTAAAGACCTTCAGGTACTTTGAAAGGGTCATATAAGAGAGTCTTTGTTAGAAGTGCACCCaggatattttatatttgtgtgtcttGCGTTTATTGTGAAAAGTATTACCTTCCTTAAAGGATTGTGCACAGTAGTTCTGGCCAGAACCATTAAGGTAGAGGAAGAACTGGTCTTACAGGGTATTTCTTCATGTTGACCTTGTCTCCTTCACTCTCATCATAAGAAAGGGGACATTAGCGTCTATAGTCTGCTCAGTCATTAGATCATTCCTCACCTCCTCATATGGATCGAAGCACACAAAAACTCTCTTCCTTTAACCTGTCTGACCCTTTAGAGGTGAAGTAGTACAAAAATATTTGCTTGctcatgtttgatttcatgGAAGTATCTGTCATTCACTTAACTTATCTCTCATCATCACTTGTGAATTCAGACTCCACATATTCAAAAAtccacaaaaaagcaaaaccttTTCTTTTATGTCTTCAGAGTTGAACAACACCTTCACTCACCTCAAATCTTCCCTCCATATGTTtgccctgctctctctctgtctgtctcactcaATTACTCCCCTGGCTGTTCTCCTCTGTCATTGCCTCAACTCtgtcctgctcctgctcctgctcctggtcctgctcctgctcctgctcctgctcctcctcttcctcctcctcctgtgctgcTTGGATCTGCTTGGCCGTCTCTTTCACGCTGGAAAACTTGTCTGACCGCTCAGTGGTCGCTGTGTCTTGGTGatctgaggagaaaaagagtGATGTTAAAGATGGCATACAGATGGGtcaaagcaaaaggaaaaaaaaagatccgAAGATTTGTTACTTGTCATAAACACTAATTTAGGTTCCTGAGAAGC
This genomic window from Mastacembelus armatus chromosome 8, fMasArm1.2, whole genome shotgun sequence contains:
- the stard3 gene encoding stAR-related lipid transfer protein 3, whose amino-acid sequence is MPGGEYGEFGGSLPAIASLNASYSTSLSIPSPYLIVPPAKRKAISDVRRTFCLFVTFDLLFISLLWIIELNISSTIWESLENEVVRYNFRSSFFDIFLLAVFRFLCLQLGYAAFRLKHWWVIAITTLVTTVFLVPKVIKSDLLSQNAFGYVLPITSFVVAWLETWFLDFKVLTQEAEEERAYLAAVNAACERAPMIYPRAVSDGQFYSPPESVAGSEEDLDEEGLGRRAVTAQEKEYVRQGREAMSVVEQILAQEENWKFEKNNDMGDSVYTLEIPFHGKTFILKAFMQCPAELVYQEVILQPEKMVQWNRTVSACQILQRVDDNTLVSYDVSAGAAGGVVSARDFVNVRRVERKRDCYLSAGMATDHDAKPPSGRYVRGENGPGGFVVLKSSSNPSVCTFIWVLNTDLKGRLPRYLIHQSLAATMFEFMSHLRQRIAELRPAHRSHHHHC